From Spodoptera frugiperda isolate SF20-4 chromosome 27, AGI-APGP_CSIRO_Sfru_2.0, whole genome shotgun sequence:
AACTAACGGGTTGTCGGGgttccgactcaaagcaggagtaggatcggggtaattgttagtcaataagagtctgacactctcttgcCTCACCTAAGGGGCGgaagaagtaattattttgttgattgtttACTCTAAAAAAAGAGAAATAGGCAGAAGCACGCTACGCCCCTGATCCCATACTCCCTCGTTCTCACTACTTTTTGAACACTCCTAACTAGTACAATGTTGTGTTCTGTGGACTTTATCGTTTAGATAATTTGATCGATATTTTAACATgatttagtacctacttaacttCAACCAAAAGTGTAACGGAGTCTGGAGTATGAACTGGTTCGTACATCAAACCGTCATCATCACACTTGAACACGTGAACctttatgtagtttttttagggaggaaaatcatccaatgacttctctcgtcttgggcgagtcGAAAAAGAGTgccagattcttactgactaaaaaatatcttgttcgtactcctgcttttcaagccggggtcccggtaacccgctaggcagttcgtaGCTCCGGGTCTTTTTGTAGCTAGGTGTCTAAATaagtaaagtaggtacctacctacctgctTATTTCACCcgagatatttgtttatatatttatcttttaCTTATCAAAGTTCACAAGCAAACCACAtactgattaatttattaaataatatgacGTTTTATCAAATCAATATTACTGAATAACTTTAAGCACGCGACTTCGTTTGCTTGTTTtcacaaactttttttaaatatataaaaacgtaCAAAAGTGGCTACTGGATACTTAGCCCAGCATATTCACTAAGGAAAGGCGAACCTACACTAGATGAGAACTCAACATTATGATGGTTATGCGTAGTGCCTATAAGTAAAAgtggtttattttaaacaaatgatCTAAAGAAAGATTTTCTCGAACCCTGGTGAGAAGCGAGACAATTTCTAGTTTTTGCCCTACGTCGAACAAATTCTACGTCCGCTTTAACTGCCTGAGGTATTCAAACGACCAAGACGGGTGTGTGAGTGGACTGCCtcgatggtcgagtggtcgcaagtgcgactgccggacaatggggtctcgggttcgattcccgggtcgggcaaagttttactgggcatttttcgtttttcgaaaatgtctcaatagtagcacggagtcggAGGAGTTGTATATGGctataagctcaccccctattacatgggacttataacaaaaatggtgaaaaatggttGTACATTGTAAGTATAGTGGCAAttcgtgccgcaatgtgcacctctgcctacccctttctTAGAGATAGACATATTCAGTATACGCATTCCTGCTAGATCAACAAGGTAAGTAAAGATAGTTTAGCTAGCATCTTAGTTGTagacaaacatattttatgattttatttcatgaCATACTTTGTCTTGTTTGCGTTACGTAATTGATTCTCTTGTTTATTAACCCCGTTATTATTTTAcagtgataataaaattattaccatctaagtatatttaacttagttgtttatgttattttcactgagtttaatcaatattttaaatctataGGATGACTCGTAATTTTTTTGGGTGCGGTatgattaattgttttataatattcattgttAAGCAGGGTTGACACAATGTCATTTGCTCGATACTATGTGCTTATGATCAGAAAAAAAGCACAATAGCTGATTATTACACTTTTACTACTTTACTTGCTTCAAAATACGTTGTCCTGCTTGCGTGTAGCAAATCTTGTTGCGCGTCCGCAACGAATTCGCTGCGCACCAACTCTACTTTAAAAACCCTCGTAATTTGCTAGTTAGAAGGCCCATAGGgttagtttataattatattacataaatacCACTAGCCACGATTAACTCCAAAGGGCAGCAAAGGAATGACGTACAAAAATAAGAGGAATACAAACTCCAGCACACGCCCCTGTCGTGCCCACGACGAAGGCAGTGAATGGAGAAACTTATACATAGCTAGAGGTCTGGAAAAAGCTGGAAAATGTGATCACAGATGTGACGTGTCCTTTCTTTACTGATTAACGGgagtaaacatttaattaattaatttaggtattattACGATCGTGCTCAGCAACTTGCATGTTTGGGACAACCCTGGTGAAGTGGTGACCTTAAccttacttttataattattttgtaaatatgctATAGGAATTTTtgtcgttttgtttttaaattgcatAGATATGAGTTGACCTGGTGAACTTCGTTCCTACTcaactttttctttcttttgtgacaaaatattttcttttagttttatgacATATAGTTTATCAGGTACAATACGCCCAAAGGTCTCAATCCTCAAATacccaatcctcaaatccctaaccccaaaaaggccggcaaccctcttgtaactcctctggcgTAGCGGGTTTTCAAGGGCAGCTCCGCCGCGACGATGGCCTACGACCTACCATCAGGTAATAGgcacgtctactcgtttgccgtcctatcccataaaatagTTCGACTTATTGGTGGTAATGGTTATTCTGAAATTTCAGAACATCAAGAAAATCGGTTCAATCAGTTTTGAGTTCATTTAGTTGGACGTAGTTTCTACAGATGAACCTAGATTAGATAAGGCATAAGTCATGTGTTAAGATGTCAGCTTGCAAATTAAATAGGTAACCTAGACCCCTACTACTTACGGTATTTACTCCGCTTTATTCTACAATTTATCTTGATAAGTAAATAGCCACATGTAGGTGGTATCAAACGGTATTTCTAGATTGTTATACCCACAGGTTATACCTGGCGTGTAGTTATTTTAAGTACCAGTGTATTAATGTTTATTCACCTATTACTTAAGCATACTTACTCAAGAAATATAGATTATTCTAGTTTACTATTTCTAATACCTATGTAGGTAGGCAGGTAGGTAGGTATCCCTACCTAgtatctatataaatataaactccTAGCTTCATTTTATGTCATCACCTGCTAaacttaagtacttacttaactTACCTTCTAAGTTAAAGCTACCATTATCTTTTTTGAGTGGCGAAAATCGTCCTCTCTTTTCTACCGGCTGGGGTGAGGCAAGTCATAGACCTACCTTTTTTATCGAATagggagcaaacgagcagacgggtcacctgatggaaagcgatgaacgctgcccatggacaaccgcaacaccagaggtgcgTGCCGGCCTCTCTTTACTACGGTTAATCATCCGTTTTATCAGTTTCAAGTACTTTTACTAACGGTGCATAAAGtaagtttcataatatttttatgttttatcacACAAAACACGGATACAGATATCCATGGGGTGATATTATCGTGTCTTAAATAAGCTTAATctttatatgtaggtaggtatacttGGGTATTTATAAGGTTTTAGATATTACctagataggtacctataggtattaTGCCTAGTAATTTTCCCACCATGCTATCTTATCCTAGAGTTTACGAAAAATGACTGAGTTTGCATTATTTGAAGTGTAGCAGTTACCTAGCAGTTTGGCGGAGACGTAAACGTGTGGTCGGTATAAAAAGAAGATCGCGATGAATCTTATGTCAGACATCTCGGTGCAACTGAGCCATTTAGTCCCTTCCTTCATTTCATCCTACAAGGTAAGAAATgccgtattattttattttattcattttagttaaataatatttaggcaTTTACTGACGGTCAAATAAAATAGGCTACttctaatttactattttattatttttcgttaataggaattaaaaatatttgagtaattaattatttttcttttatttacttattacatttctgatctatgaacattttattctatttttatccataaaattaaattcgatATGTTCGATATATTAGAGTTATAggtaactaaattaaaacattcgGTCTGCCTAtctaattgttaatttattttttttgtcgttaatttattattaaccatTACCAGAACCATCACTAAATAAagttaaagtacctaagtactacTCCCACACATAGTGAATCATTTCGTGTTTCTTTtcagtttaaattgaaataacaatGGCGACCCAAAAGTTCAGTGGACCATCCCCATACAAACTACCCGCTACTTACCCGAAGGAAGACTATTTCCACACAGAGTAAGTTGTCTTGAAACtgtaacttaataaaaacaactttttgcttttattttccGAAAAAATAGaagtgaaaaataatttatgctcACGCACCGAGACCCAGACCCACAACAAcattttgtgaatcacacaaataattgttcACGCCACAGTTTGTTCAGTCAAAAAATTACATCTACAGTTCACCGGTTACGTTATAAGTTTCATTCATGCCATACCCAACATACCTACCTCAATTCCGAGAATCAAACCCGAAATCTTATGGCAATCGCGCTTGCAACCACCCGACCAACGAGCTATGGCTTCAGAAGGAGTTATCTTGTTTACTTGTAAAACTGAAAAAGCCTAAATCCAAACGGCTTTAATGATTAGCTTCGATAATTCTGAAGACTGGCAGCAGATACTTTAGATATCTCATCAATGATTCTGCGATTTTTAGTAATTTCTTTTCCAACtgataatataagtaaatgatATTCTTGATCCCTAGGATAtatcctaaaactgcgaccaacGACTACAATATAGGAAGCAGCAGCCCGTAAATATTCGATGAGCTAACTCTAAATGAACAGTGGTGCCTTTATTTAAGCAGCATGCCCTTGTTTACCCTACAATTGGTGCTCTTAACTACCGATTTACCATCCCAGTGCTCAGATAGTTTCTGATGCCCTTGTATATAATAAGTAACtgttcactacatagtataaaacaaagtcgctttctctgtccctatgtccctttgtatgcgtaaatatttaaaactacgcaatggattttgatgcggtttttttgatagatagagtgattcaagagaaaattgtatatgtattatagatgcataatatatcatcattgcacccatgcgaagctggggcgtgtTGCAAGTTAAGGATAAAAGACCTAAAAGAAATGAACTTCCACAGCTACGTGAACAACGTAACAACAAACCACAATGTGAAGCCTCCAAACAAACCAGTAGTGGCCGCTATCTTTGGCCTCGGTCGTGCCGGCTCCATCCACTTGACCAGCATCATCAACAACCCTCGCATCGTCCTCAAATACGTCGTCGACGACCGCACGGAGAGATTTGCTGACCTGAAGAAGTACTGGAACTTCGGCAATAATGTCACGATGCTTGCTTCTAGCGATGCAAAGCGCGTCTACAATGACAAAGAGTGagtaaagagaaaaataataagcTCTTTAATACTTTGATTTAGAATTTATACGTTGATTTTTGGATGTAACAAATTCTAGACATGTTTGCGACTAATTTGTTTCATTATCTACCTAATAATGCGAGTTTTATTTCACAGAGTCAACGTTGTGTTCATTGGTTCTCCAACCTGGACTCACCACGACATCGTAGTCAACTCCATTGCTAACAACAAAGATGTGTTCTGCGAGAAGCCCATCGCGGAAAATATTGAAGAAACAAAGAAGTGCTATGCAGCCGCTAAATCTAAGGGCCGTGTCCTTTTCTCCGCTTTCAACCGTCGTTTCGACCCCTCCTACAGGGCTTTGAAAAACAGAGTGAGAAACGGAGAAGTTGGACATGTGCAGATACTCAAAGTGACCGCCAGAGACTCTCCTCTGCCTTCCATCGACTACCTCAAAACATCTGGTAAGTCAGTTAGAAAAAATACCTAGGTACCTTTTCATGTattaattcatataattatttcgACATAATTCATTCCAcatcaaaatatgaaaatgatgaTTGGTGGTTGGTGATTTGATGATTCATAAATATGTTCATGAATTTCGGCTACAATACCAATGTAACTGAAAGGGGAAAAAATTATCCAGTGACTtctcagactgttactgactaaaaaccatcccgttcctactcctgcttcgagctgaGGCCCCAACAACCTCGTTAGATTGTTCGGTGCTCCGGAACCTATGTTCGCACCATATTAAGTATTATCAGCTGTTATAAGTTTCATACAGTCAGAGCAAAATAAATTGCATAATGCAATACgataagtaaacaatattagATAACTCAGTTCCGTAAAAACATTGTTACATATTTATCGggtatttgttttatctaaacaAGTTTATTATGGTTAAGGCATCAAATGATTATGGTCAAAATGATAAAGTTTTCACATGTCATGGTTGCTGTTATTCTATATTCAttgtaggtataaaaaataacaagagtATGATATTGTAGttattaataagtttaaaaaacaatttacgaTTAATTGATATTATATCTCCAAAGTTTTgtcaacaatattaaataactttatttcaattatcattataataactGCTGTTTTTGCAAGTGACTTATCCCTACTTCTTTCTTCTTTCCATGCCATGAAAATGGTATAAATACAAAGTTCAATCTTTTTTGGGTTTTTGGGAAACAGACAGAcacaattgtttatttaaacgaatatttttttcaggacctattataataataatgcttTAATTTTAAGGTGGTGTATTCCACGACTGCTTGGTACATGACTTCGACATGGCCTGCTGGGTGCTCGGAGAGTTACCTTGCCGTGTCCAAGCCTCCGCGTCTGCCCTTATTCCCGAAGTAAAGGCTATCGATGACTTCGACACCATTGCCTTCCTTCTCACGTACCCATCTGGAACTGTCGTCTTGGGAGACAACAGTCGTTACTCTGCCTACGGATACGACCAGCGATTGGAAGTTTTTGGAAACAAAGGTATGATTTCGTTATGGACCGACTTCTCTAAAAttctcaaaataattaatacatattatacggTTAATTTACACAACTGATCGATGAGGATAGCTGCTCATGACTATGGGTCCCTGgcgtggcttgaaaccagtTGGGTCACCTCGgacaaataggtacctatgtcaATAAgacataggtaggtaggttaGTGGGTTGTCGGAGAGGCGGTACTCTTTATAATGAAAGGCTTTTAACAAtagttgaattaaaaaaaaactatcattaTTAACATCTACGACCTACTGCTATTTCCAATTGTGGCTTCAGACTTGTTTATTGAATGTATCAGTCAAAATCTAATTCACATCCTCTTTTTCTAGGAATGATTAAGGTGGAAAATGAGAGGCCGTACCACTCGACTCAGGCATACATTGGCCACGAAGGCGTCAAGGAAAGCCCCATTTACTACTCCTTCCCATCACGATTTAGAGAGGGCTACAAAAATGAACTGGAGCACTTCTTAGACGTCGTAACTCGTAAGTTAACTTTTTAatactttagttttattatgaagTAGTAAGTTTTATGTATGAAGTAGTAAGGTACTCGTACAATCGTAACATACCAAATTCTCTAGTTTTGAACCAACCCAATAAAATCTGATTTTTAATGCGACTTCAAAAACTTTACCTAAATTaggtatgtaataaataaaaataagcctAATAAGTTTGGCAAcagcatatttttattgttttaacttcTGTTTCGTTTTAGACAAttcattttatgtattattaatttgttttattaggtGGAGTCCCAATGGAGGTTACCGACTATCAGACTCTTGCCATCAGTAAGATAGCTACTGCGGCCGAAGAGAGCGCCCGTACTGGAAAATCTGTGGAGCTTGACTGGAGCAAGGACGGCATTCCCGCCAActactcataaaaataataaagctatTACACAAAAGTGTTGAAACCAGTGTTTTACAGAAAACGTAATGTACCTACTACTACGcttgtaaatatttcctttttttgtgaataaatgttaatatattataagaataaatcgtcttttatttcttatttaaattactaGGTGTTGTGAGAGGTAACTGGCGACAAGAGAGATTaccaaaatatatataaaaatataattatattttaatttttttaaactgtaccGCACGCCCCgtgaaaaaagtattttctgatgatttcttccgccttgggcgaggcgaaaggatATCTCGAAATCTAGAACCTTTATGCAGAATACTCGAAAGAGGGACCATAAATACCGCGCTATCCAGTATGAGCAATAGAACGTAATATCTAGTAACGTAGTCCAGCATGCAGCAACGCATAAATCCC
This genomic window contains:
- the LOC118263791 gene encoding uncharacterized oxidoreductase YrbE-like, with the translated sequence MATQKFSGPSPYKLPATYPKEDYFHTDYVNNVTTNHNVKPPNKPVVAAIFGLGRAGSIHLTSIINNPRIVLKYVVDDRTERFADLKKYWNFGNNVTMLASSDAKRVYNDKEVNVVFIGSPTWTHHDIVVNSIANNKDVFCEKPIAENIEETKKCYAAAKSKGRVLFSAFNRRFDPSYRALKNRVRNGEVGHVQILKVTARDSPLPSIDYLKTSGGVFHDCLVHDFDMACWVLGELPCRVQASASALIPEVKAIDDFDTIAFLLTYPSGTVVLGDNSRYSAYGYDQRLEVFGNKGMIKVENERPYHSTQAYIGHEGVKESPIYYSFPSRFREGYKNELEHFLDVVTRGVPMEVTDYQTLAISKIATAAEESARTGKSVELDWSKDGIPANYS